From Watersipora subatra chromosome 8, tzWatSuba1.1, whole genome shotgun sequence, a single genomic window includes:
- the LOC137402293 gene encoding uncharacterized protein — MTSSRMPVVRAILNGCGFQCLVDTGNERTLVSPQVLTGSTRLRPSHPLLTADGKASHVKGQCRVVVGVQGHCFGVTALVMDKLCNLGVDCLLGGDVIDHMGGVTVRRGSDAKYSVRWGKPYQNGCCGVPAGQDTGAGCACGVARVAPLSGLGGDLVSLRVDDPDFVATFAQGRWTVSWRWSGESPKGYQTRVAEYKCTRAPNLHERYCAEIESWISKGWLKRWSRPIEGIIPLLAVFQPTKDKVRPVMDYRELNAFVESHTGGDAVAVCGEKIRKWRQLRGRLGVVDLKSAYLQIHVSEDLWKYQVVKYKGVPYALTRLGFGLSCAPRIMTKILGKVLSLDERVRRGTDHYIDDIVVQESVLGVEELRKHLAKYGLATKKPEGLDGGRLLGISLKGNARGHLQMSRGTALSKIHLEPAGLTKRELSRFVADFFLKRLGCNGAWDAPVEKEVRSLASGLYTRVCQEDPVRGSWHVRPDGSVVVWTDASSLGLGVAIEVDGSIVEDASWLRKESDHSHINVAKLEAVGRGVNLAIAWGFKTFTLAVDSLTVVNWMSNTIDGHNRVRTKGAAEMLVKRRLGVIRDTITEYGLSVTMRLVPTVENKADRMTRVPKKWLGHRGMSGGKAESMAAAIFTGETLGDAVWAAHLPHHLGVERTLYLAQQVRSDLTREQVKRELAGCEACQRVDPAPRGENLVETGSLAVEGNWCRVAIDVTHYGGQVFLSMIDCGPSRFAIWRRLPNETAAHIVAQLRTIGISLRFRAAYAPSGNGIVERNHRTIKRIAERGRISPEEATFWYNVTPRKGTDGGSVPSNNLYRYSWRVPFDVNLRGLDEGSQGKFAVGDEVWVKPSTPSCTRQWAPGVITGVISKHNVCVDGMPRHVRDVRKRRFGTDRNRLRGSAAPPPPQLHPCEVAEVSEGDVEDGPQTAEDEVQNMDGEPQTAGVPSGDLDPDEPELQPLMLRRLQRKRRRPQYLDDYEG, encoded by the exons ATGACGAGCAGTCGTATGCCGGTCGTTCGAGCAATTCTGAATGGTTGCGGTTTTCAGTGTCTGGTTGACACTGGAAACGAGAGGACTCTGGTAAGTCCGCAGGTGTTGACAGGCTCAACCCGACTTAGGCCGAGCCACCCGCTGTTGACAGCGGATGGTAAGGCGTCTCATGTGAAGGGTCAGTGTCGGGTGGTCGTCGGTGTACAGGGACACTGTTTCGGGGTTACGGCACTCGTTATGGACAAGCTGTGCAATCTTGGGGTTGACTGCTTGCTGGGTGGCGACGTCATTGACCACATGGGAGGTGTCACTGTCCGTAGAGGAAGTGATGCAAAGTATTCGGTCAGGTGGGGGAAACCCTATCAGAATGGATGCTGTGGAGTACCTGCTGGGCAGGATACTGGGGCTGGCTGCGCATGCGGGGTGGCAAGGGTGGCACCGTTGTCGGGGTTGGGTGGTGATCTGGTGTCACTGCGAGTCGACGACCCCGATTTTGTTGCCACTTTTGCCCAAGGCCGATGGACCGTTAGCTGGCGGTGGTCCGGGGAATCTCCGAAAGGATATCAGACCCGGGTCGCGGAGTACAAGTGTACTCGGGCACCTAACCTGCATGAGCGGTACTGTGCTGAAATTGAGAGCTGGATCTCAAAAGGTTGGTTGAAAAGGTGGAGTCGGCCCATTGAGGGTATTATCCCCCTTTTGGCTGTGTTCCAACCAACGAAGGACAAAGTGCGACCGGTCATGGACTACCGTGAGCTGAACGCGTTTGTCGAGAGTCACACGGGAGGTGACGCGGTCGCTGTGTGCGGCGAGAAAATCCGGAAGTGGAGACAGTTGCGTGGCAGACTTGGGGTAGTTGACCTCAAGTCCGCGTACCTACAAATCCATGTTTCGGAGGACCTGTGGAAATACCAGGTCGTGAAGTATAAGGGGGTCCCTTATGCGCTGACACGTTTAGGCTTCGGGCTTTCGTGTGCGCCTaggatcatgaccaaaatccTAGGCAAGGTTCTTTCGCTCGACGAGCGGGTCCGACGAGGGACTGACCACTATATCGACGATATAGTGGTGCAGGAGTCTGTGCTTGGCGTGGAGGAGCTGAGGAAGCACCTTGCTAAGTATGGACTGGCGACGAAAAAGCCGGAGGGCCTTGATGGCGGTCGGTTGTTGGGCATTTCTCTAAAGGGAAATGCTCGTGGACATTTGCAGATGTCGAGGGGAACTGCACTCTCCAAAATTCATCTTGAGCCAGCTGGGCTGACTAAGAGAGAGCTTTCTCGTTTTGTGGCCGACTT CTTCTTGAAGCGGCTGGGATGCAACGGAGCCTGGGATGCCCCTGTTGAAAAGGAGGTCCGCTCGCTAGCTAGTGGGCTTTACACAAGGGTATGTCAGGAGGACCCTGTTAGGGGTTCGTGGCACGTAAGACCGGACGGTTCGGTCGTTGTGTGGACAGATGCTAGCTCTCTGGGCCTCGGTGTGGCAATCGAGGTTGATGGCAGCATTGTTGAGGATGCGTCGTGGCTGAGGAAGGAGTCAGACCATTCACACATCAATGTTGCCAAATTGGAAGCTGTGGGACGAGGTGTTAACCTGGCTATTGCGTGGGGGTTCAAGACCTTCACCTTGGCGGTTGACTCTCTCACAGTTGTCAATTGGATGTCAAATACAATTGACGGGCACAATCGTGTTCGCACGAAAGGTGCTGCAGAGATGCTGGTGAAGCGTCGGCTGGGGGTGATCCGTGATACGATCACCGAGTACGGCTTATCGGTCACTATGCGTCTTGTACCTACTGTGGAGAACAAGGCGGATAGGATGACGAGGGTGCCCAAGAAGTGGCTCGGGCATCGTGGGATGAGTGGAGGCAAGGCCGAGAGCATGGCTGCTGCCATCTTCACCGGCGAGACCCTCGGGGATGCTGTGTGGGCGGCTCATTTGCCTCACCATCTGGGTGTCGAGAGAACACTGTACCTTGCTCAGCAAGTACGCAGTGACTTGACACGGGAGCAGGTCAAACGCGAGCTGGCTGGCTGTGAGGCCTGTCAGCGCGTTGACCCGGCTCCGAGAGGTGAGAACCTCGTGGAAACAGGCAGCTTGGCTGTCGAGGGGAACTGGTGCCGGGTGGCCATAGACGTGACTCACTATGGCGGCCAGGTGTTCCTGTCCATGATTGATTGCGGGCCGTCACGTTTCGCTATCTGGCGCCGCTTGCCAAATGAGACGGCAGCGCACATCGTGGCTCAGTTACGCACGATC GGGATTTCTCTGAGATTTCGTGCCGCTTACGCCCCGAGTGGCAACGGAATCGTTGAGAGGAATCACCGGACAATCAAGAGGATTGCCGAGAGGGGAAGAATTAGCCCCGAGGAGGCGACATTCTGGTATAATGTCACGCCTCGCAAGGGTACAGATGGGGGTTCGGTACCCTCGAATAATCTGTATCGATACTCATGGCGAGTGCCTTTTGACGTCAATCTACGTGGGTTAGATGAGGGCAGTCAGGGCAAGTTTGCTGTCGGCGATGAGGTGTGGGTGAAACCCTCGACTCCGTCGTGCACTAGGCAGTGGGCACCGGGAGTGATTACCGGAGTCATTTCAAAGCACAACGTGTGCGTGGATGGCATGCCGAGGCATGTGAGGGATGTCCGCAAACGGCGGTTTGGCACTGACCGTA ATAGATTACGCGGTTCTGCTGCTCCCCCACCGCCTCAGCTGCATCCCTGTGAGGTGGCTGAGGTCTCGGAGGGGGATGTGGAGGACGGTCCTCAGACTGCTGAGGATGAAGTTCAAAACATGGATGGTGAGCCTCAGACTGCTGGGGTTCCGTCCGGGGATTTAGATCCTGATGAACCTGAGCTTCAACCGTTAATGCTCAGGCGGTTGCAGCGAAAGCGACGGCGTCCCCAGTATTTGGATGACTATGAGGGATAG